The window TTAGGGTTTCTATAAAAGGCCGAGTTAGGATAAAATGATAGTCAGATCGTTTCCATCTTCTGCCACTGCCACACAGGCAGAACTCCAGTACTACCAGCCAAAAGGCATCCCAGTGCTCTCTTTCAAAAATCCCTCTCTGGTAGCCACCCCTTCATAAATTTAGGACCTCGATAAGGACCGAAAGTTCGGCCTGGGCAAGCGCCAGACCGAATGAAACGTTCGGATCTGGGACAACACTCTACCGAACAGAATCGTTCAGTGCAGAAACGCACCAGCCCGAACCCCTCATTCACGAGCAAGTTGTCAATACGTGCAGTTTAAAGAAAGTGGGCTAAAAAAGGCCCAGCGTACGCACAAAGACCCAAGTATTCAAAAAGCTAGCAATTGCACACATACTAGGAAATCAAAAACTGGAAAATTCCCATAGCAAAAATTACACAATTTTTCTATGGCAAAAATACTTTAATTCACATGGGAAATCTTAGTTTAATTTTCCATGGCAAAATTTACTCTATTTTTGCCATTGCAAAAAATACTTTTATGCACATGGCAAATTTTAGTTTAATTTACCATGGAAAAATGTACTCTATTTTTGCCAACTTCTATTCACATGGCAAGTTTTAgtttaatttgccatggcaaaatttaCTCTAATTTTTTACATGGCGAAAATACTTTTATGCATATGGCAAGTTTTACttaattttgccatggcaaaatttactctatttttaccatggcaAAAATATTTCAATTCACATGGCAAGTTTTATTTTAATTTGCAGTGGCAAAATTTActctatttttgccatggcaaaaatacttTTATTCACATGGCAAGTTTTCgtttaatttgccatggcaaaatttactctaatttttgccatggcaaaaatacttTTATGCACATGTCAAGTTTTAgtttaatttgccatggcaaaaacacttttattcacatggcaagttttagtttaatttgccatggcaaaaatacttttattcacatggcaagttttagtttaatttgccatggcaaaatttaCTCTATTGAGAACAACATCTATAAAATTGCCTTGGAAATAGTACTAACAACTTCAGAAACATGGCAAAAAATACTATGTTCTATttccatggcaatgaaaacatgatTTCAACATGGCAACATACTTTGTGTTTCCATGGCAAGATATTAGATATTTTGCCATGGTAAGAAATAATTTAAATTGGGGACAGCAAAAGTTGAGGCAACATGGCAACATATTTTGTGTTTGCATGGCAAAAACATATTTTGCCTTTCCATCAACTATAATTTCTAAAAAAATGCAATGCATAATTGGTCAATTAACATCACATGAAAGTAAAAAAATTTCTGCAATCCATGAATGACTGAGACAATGAATCATACAAAAATTGCATCATATGGATTGAGCTAAAAAAGGTGAATCACCATCAGTTTTGAGCTAGTAACATAAAACTGAACCTGTCCTTCGAGAGGTCATGTGCAGCAGACGAGTTCTTGAACGTCCGAGTGGCCGGAGAAGACGAGCAGGATGGTCCCGTTGCCCATGGGCAGCGCCTGGTCGCCGTGCAAGGAGAAGACATGGCCGTGGAGGGTGCCGCCATGCAGGATGGCGCCGTCGCCTCCGGGTGAACGCGCAGCTCATGAGTTCCCCGGCGTCCGATAAGTCGGAGAAGACGAGGAGGATCCCGTCGCCCATGGACGCCGTGCTCGGAGAAGACGCGACCGAGGTGGGCGCCGAGGCGAGGGGCGATGCTATCGCCTGAAAATGGCCGCGCCGTCGCGACGGACGCGAAGGTGTGCGGCGGAGGAGACGCAGCTCAGCGACGGTAGAATCCGTGGGCGTCGATTATGGTCAGCTCGGGGACGGAAGCTTCGGATGGCGGCGACAACGGTCAGCTCGGCGACGGCGAGGATCGTGCGGATGGAGGCGTGTCCGTGGAGCGGTGGAGGCTGCTGCGGCCCTCAGCCTCCGCCCACAACGGCAGCTAAAGCCGCTCGCGCGGACCCGGAGCGCGCCGGCCTGGTGCTCCACGCCGGCGAGCATCGCGGCGACCTACGGCGGTCGGCCTCCGCCTCACTCTGTGGTTGGGCGCGGCCTGAGAGGAATGAATAAGGAGGGGAATAGAGATGCGGCGGCGGGATTCGTTCGGGATGAGAATTCTTTTTACCGAACGCTTTCACTCAGACGTGGCCGTAAACTTCCACTATAAGATTTGTGCTTAGATCCGACGATAGAAAGGCCGCGGGACGTCAGAAATCTGACGTTCGGCCGTTATCAATTCCGTAAATTTAAACTTGTTCAGCAAGAGTTTGCGTTTGAATTAGACTTGGTCTCCGGCTGGGAAACTCGTCCCATCTCGAATCGATCCGTTTGCTTTTTTTTGCAATAAAAAAAATACCAAATACGGAGTAGTTTCCAATAGTTAGTTTCAGGGGTTGTTTGAGAATTGAGACGTCTCCGGCTACTTCTCCTGTCCCGCAACAATAATTGCCTTGCCCCTCGCCACGCTTCTCGCGACGCCGTTCGCTGGGTTTTCGCCTTCGTTAGATCTCTTCCTGTGCGTTTGTGCTACCTAGCTGCCGTGAACGTAAATCGCAATGGCCACCGAGACGTTGGTCGGCGACGTGGACTTCGAGGGCGacgtcatcaccaccaccatcacgtCCTCCGGCGCTGCCGTGGCCGCCTGGCTCCGCAAGATCCGCTACGTCTACCGCTGGGTCTACCACAAGCTCATCGTGGGGCTGGACGTGGAGTGGCGCCCCAGCTACAGCCACGCGCAGAACCCCGTCGCGCTCCTGCAGCTCTGCGTCGGccgccgctgcctcatcttccagctactCCACGCCGACTACTTCCCACAGGCACTCGTCACCTTCCTCGCCGACCCGGACTTCCGCTTCGTCGGCGTCGGCGTGCAGGACGACGCCAACCGCCTCAGcaacgaccacggtctcggggtcgCCAACACCGTCGACCTGCGCCACCTCGCGGCCGACGAGATGGGCAGGCCGTGGCTCCGCCAGGCCGGGCTCAGGGACGTCGCGGACGCCGTCATGGGGGCCAGCGTCGACAAGCCGCACAGCATCACGATGGGACCGTGGGACGCCTACCGCCTCTCCGACGAGCAGATCAAGTACGCCTGCATCGACGCGTTCGTCTGCTTCGAGGTCGGCCGGAAGCTCCTCACCGGCGACTACTGAGATGCATGCACGATCCACGGCCGTCTTCGGCTGTCCTGCAATACCTACGTGTACTAGCTCTTAAGTACTAGTGCGTTTAGATTGCTTAATTATTAGGAGTTTTATCGATCTGTAATGAAGAATCAGCAAGACATTGGTGATGATGAGTTGTCGAAGACTTTTCTTATAAAGAGTTGATGGCCATGGCGACTCCCTTCTGCCAGATAGTAACTTTGGATACAAATGTCCACCAGTGTTAACTTTGCCATGACTCGACTGCATATAATCTCTGAAAGTGCAATTCTTCGGTCCTCAACTATGATCTCTTTCTCGATTATATTACCCCATCGCTCGTGCAAAAGTTGTTTCATCGGATGAAAATGTTGCATCCGATGGAGCTGTAATATTTTCTGAGGAACTCATTGTTGAACTGTCACGTTATGTGTTGTACAATTATGTTGATGTATGTCTCGTTATTCTGATGTACCAGTAAGTCTAGTCtttagggacttccttagtccagcGCCACCACTCGGGTCGTGCGCTGCATGTAAGGATCCCGATGTTTATGCACCTGTACTATAACCAGCTATGGCAATACACAGGAGATTCATCATTCAGTTTGGTAACCAGAGCAATGTCTacccctccctctacctctcccaCGCGGACGGCTGATGGCGATCATGCCGTCGCCGCTGCTGCCGCGGATCTCACTGCAGGCCTCCCTATTGACGTGTGCCCTCGTGCTCTGGCTACGGAGAGAACTCCGGATCCGTCGGTCTCCCTCTTGTTTCCCTCCCATCCAACCTGTGTCGCCGGCTCGCCGCCTTCCCCCTCCGGCTCTTCTCCCGCCATCCCAGCCAACGTCGCCAGCTTCATCGATTCAAGCTGGCCCTGGACAGCACAAAATTCACGCGCTGGCACAACTACGTCAACCTCCTACTGGCGTGCTATGATGCGGAGGACCACGTCCGGGAAGCCTCAGCTCGCCGGATGTCCAAAATACTATCGGCACCAACAGGCTTTTGGTCACTTGAGTTAACTCCATTGGTGAGTCTGCCAGACTGCAGAAGGCCTCGAATCACTTCGGCAACGCCCTAGGTGTCATCCTTTGAGAAGTCTCCAAATAAGACCAATCTAAGAGTTTATGAGAAAGAGAATCTGCGTCAACTCCTCCTATGAagccctcgcaaaaaaaaaaaaactcctcCTATGAAGGATGCACACTAGATTCAAGTTCAAGTACGACAACCTATTATATCCAAGGAATTACGTAAACAACCACGCAATTCATAAGTTCCCCAAGAATTTGAGTTCTTAGAAATCCACCACGAGAAACAAGTATCTTCTCAAAGATTTCTCCGAAGTCCGCGAAAAGTGGCCTACGATTACTGAAGAGGACTGGAACATTTTGAAGATGCGCAACCAGAGCCCTGTAGTGGAGACCCAGTCATCATGGAGGAAGGACATGCGATCAAAGACATTAAGTAACGACACCCTCGAAAGCCGTGGTTTCGTTGGAAGAAGCCCGTATGGGACAAGCAGGACGGATGCGGTTTTTTCCATTCGTGTTCCATGCGCAGCGGAAATCCACACCGATGTTTGATGCATATGGATCAGTGTTGCATGCAAGGGAAGGATGTAGTGGGTCCACTTAGACGCTGAGGCCACAGGCTAGTATGCTGCATGTCAGCTTTTCATGCACATGTCCTGCGCCCTTTTCCCTCCCATGCTTGCTTTTAGGTAACCGCCCAGCTCCTTAATTAAATCCTTATGCATAAATGACACTGCTAATTACTGTGGGATGAACAAAATAATAATGTAGTATAAATTTTATCATATGCATAAGGATTTTTATCTGGTGTGCATAACTAACCGCTAGTTACAAGTATAAATAGCCATAAGAACTCTATGAAGGATGTGTTTGAACTTTTGCATGAAAATCATAAGAACTTTTGAAAAAACCAGTAAAAACCGAAAGTTCTTTGAGTTTTGAAGGTAAAGTTCAAAAGAAGAGTTAATAAAGTTCTCTGACTATTTTTCAACAATTATGAGATATGCCAAAGTTTTTCAAAAGTTCTTCTGTTTTTCATGGCAAAGTTCAGAGACCAATTTAATAAAGTTTTGTTCTCTTTAAAATTATTTAAAGAACGTTCTTCCAAACCAATTTAAACAATAAGATATTTGATTTTTCTGGCATTTAAATCTTGTTTGTGTGCTGGTCTACAGCCACCATAAAAGATAATAAAGGGAATTACTCACGTAATTGGGCTGGAGATTAATGCTGGACATGCAAGAATCTAGCACCTATCCGCACCTACTGCACATGCATGCGAAACAGAAGGACACGGTTGCAGGTGCCAATGTCAGCTTTCTCACATGCATCTTTCGATCATGAGCAGCTTTCGGCGGTGGAGATTGGCGATGTGGATGGAACGCGAATGTAAATGGCTTTATCGAAGCAGGACGCTATATTTGTAGCGAAGGGCGTCCCAAACGGCTTCGGTCAATTTAAGACCCACTCGAATATAAGTACCATTATGATGAGATGGCGGGGTCATTTTACGTGGATAACCAAACGGGGACTCGAGGAAGAACTGGTATATAATTAAACCGGCACGCTTAATTATGTTTCTCGGATTTCTGCATAAGTATAATGGAGTTATAGTTGTTAGTCTTTGTTATTGCCGGACTTCTGATTGGAAGTGCTCACGTTGTAGATTGGATCGAATGGTCAGTGTGAAGGTTCTGAAAGTGAAACGGGTTGATCGGATGAACACGGCTCTCGGTTAAATCTTGCGCATGCTTCTAGTGATGAACAATGCCCAGGATCACAGAGTATTCGTACTGCAGTTGAAGAGGTGCGTCCAGATGTATTGTAGGGTGATTGTAGAGATGAACAATAATGCCCAGGACCAGTAAGTGTTGGTACTGTGATTGATGAGGTGCATCCAAATGGTGCCTTCACGGAGGAAGCTCTGTTTTGTTGACTTGTCTCATTTACCGGACAACAATACCCATGGCTCTGCATATATGGGGGATGCAGGAGGAGCAGCAAGTGTCGTGGCTCATCAACTTTCTGAAAAATGCACTACGAAATTTTACTGCTGCTGGTTGGTCGCAGTGGTAATTCATTTGTATATGTTTTGGTTGTTATGATTAGAGACGATGGATGAACACAATTTCCGAAAATGCAAGTGTCACTTGAGCGAGTGCATAGTTGACACGTTGTAAGAAAGGGTAGACATTTTGGCTCGCTGGTTTCTTCACTCCATTTGCCCTGCATCATTTCGTTTACTGATCTGACGATCTTTTCCCTCAAAGATCCGTCCATCTCCGGAACAGCAACATGACCAAGTGATCTGAGGCGCTACACGTTTGTGGTTCAACTCTGTTCTctgcaactactccctccgtttcaaattacttgtcgcaggtatggatgtatctagatgtattttagttctagatacatccatttttatgggtCGATTCTGCTATCACTTCTTCATCTGATGTTTCCTCCCGAATCGTGGACGAATGCTCTGGCAGGAAGTTGATTAGCTGCGTAATGGCTGCTCTTCCTGCATACACATATACACTGAGTGTCGGCATTGTTGTCCCCGCAAAAAGAAGAGTAACCGATTATGTCTTCTTAGTCTGAGTAGTTTGATGGTAGGAAGTCGAAGTCCTGAACAACAGTAACAGTATAATCAGAACAGCACACAACATGTATAACTGTCCGTGCTATAGCAGTGCACAACTACAACCAGAATTATTTTCCTCTTAGATGGATAATTAGTGCAAGTATTGCATATTTTACTGAGTAATCTTGACACAAAGGTACAAtatcaaataaagaaaaaaaatatagacACCTAATTCGACAC is drawn from Triticum dicoccoides isolate Atlit2015 ecotype Zavitan chromosome 4A, WEW_v2.0, whole genome shotgun sequence and contains these coding sequences:
- the LOC119288557 gene encoding Werner Syndrome-like exonuclease; translated protein: MATETLVGDVDFEGDVITTTITSSGAAVAAWLRKIRYVYRWVYHKLIVGLDVEWRPSYSHAQNPVALLQLCVGRRCLIFQLLHADYFPQALVTFLADPDFRFVGVGVQDDANRLSNDHGLGVANTVDLRHLAADEMGRPWLRQAGLRDVADAVMGASVDKPHSITMGPWDAYRLSDEQIKYACIDAFVCFEVGRKLLTGDY